A portion of the Thunnus albacares chromosome 5, fThuAlb1.1, whole genome shotgun sequence genome contains these proteins:
- the cables2a gene encoding CDK5 and ABL1 enzyme substrate 2 isoform X2 translates to MATAFCGLQSTGSNSRPAKIHREQRRKVRDSRKRQAALLFLNNISLDGRPQCQLSDGNSDQKAAEEQRLMERDDGATVVPLPADSQAPVAPVTEPAAAVSSSSSSFPGVVSPTRPSLVMSPGPAGASAVGTNEVFLEGFGAAETLLPDTPLSPVPVGHQPSCSRVKSTPALSPVPAGNSLDSRQRLRNVSGSPGPKVPKKVHFIKSMRQYDTRGCSDPKLEAQRQRLSSVVAVDLLPCLEGVELGTYGKTVSYAQFLYPTNALVRQKSGGAPENCTAQTPQSRYRGNGQRNFTPARLSNTVAQDSYIEEVAVAEYDPNLLSDPQWPCGRHKRVLIFASYVTTVVEYVKPSDLKKDMNETFKEKFPHIKLTLSKIRSLKREMRAMSEECSLQPVTIAMAFVYFEKLVLQGRLNKQNRKLVAATCVLLAAKISSDLRKPEVRQLIDKLEERFRINRRELIPLEFPVLVALEMGLYLPESKVMPHYRRLVQQG, encoded by the exons ATGGCGACCGCTTTCTGCGGTCTACAGTCCACCGGCAGTAACAGTAGACCGGCGAAGATACACCGAGAGCAACGGAGGAAAGTGAGGGACTCCAGAAAGAGGCAGGCGGCTTTGTTGTTCCTCAATAATATTTCCCTCGATGGACGGCCCCAGTGTCAGCTTAGCGATGGAAATTCCGACCAAAAAGCCGCCGAGGAGCAGCGACTCATGGAGAGAGACGACGGAGCAACGGTCGTGCCCCTGCCGGCGGATAGCCAAGCACCGGTCGCCCCGGTGACAGAACCCGCCGCGGCCGTTAGTAGCTCTTCCTCCAGTTTTCCAGGGGTAGTCAGTCCTACCCGACCTTCTTTGGTAATGTCTCCGGGTCCTGCTGGGGCAAGTGCTGTGGGGACCAACGAGGTATTTTTGGAGGGTTTCGGTGCGGCCGAGACGCTGCTCCCCGACACCCCTCTGTCTCCTGTGCCCGTCGGACACCAGCCCAGCTGCTCCCGTGTCAAGTCAACGCCCGCGCTGAGCCCGGTGCCGGCCGGTAATTCCCTGGATTCACGGCAGAG GTTGAGGAATGTCTCTGGTTCCCCTGGACCCAAGGTGCCAAAGAAAGTCCACTTTATCAAGAGTATGAGGCAGTATGATACCAGGGGATGTAG TGATCCTAAGCTGGAGGCTCAGAGACAAAGGCTGTCGTCTGTGGTGGCCGTAGACCTGCTGCCTTGTCTTGAAGGTGTGGAGCTGGGCACTTACGGCAAG acTGTGTCCTACGCTCAGTTCCTTTACCCGACCAATGCCTTGGTGAGACAAAAGAGCGGCGGCGCGCCAGAGAACTGCACCGCTCAGACCCCTCAGTCGCGTTACCGTGGCAACGGGCAGAGGAACTTCACCCCTGCTCGTCTGAGCAACACTGTGGCACAGGACTCAT ataTAGAGGAAGTAGCAGTGGCAGAGTACGATCCTAACCTGCTCAGTGACCCTCAGTGGCCCTGCGGGAGACACAAGAGGGTTCTGATATTTGCATCATATGTG acGACTGTTGTTGAGTATGTTAAACCGTCCGACCTGAAGAAGGACATGAATGAGACCTTCAAGGAGAAGTTTCCTCACATCAAACTGACGCTGAGCAAGATCAGAAG CCTGAAGAGGGAGATGCGGGCCATGAGCGAGGAGTGCAGTCTCCAGCCAGTCACCATAGCGATggcttttgtttactttgagAAGTTGGTGCTGCAGGGTCGCCTCAACAAGCAGAACAGGAAGCTGGTGGCAGCTACGTGCGTGCTGCTGGCTGCAAAGATCAGCAGTGATCTGCGGAAGCCAGAAGTCAGACAACTCATTGAT
- the cables2a gene encoding CDK5 and ABL1 enzyme substrate 2 isoform X1, giving the protein MATAFCGLQSTGSNSRPAKIHREQRRKVRDSRKRQAALLFLNNISLDGRPQCQLSDGNSDQKAAEEQRLMERDDGATVVPLPADSQAPVAPVTEPAAAVSSSSSSFPGVVSPTRPSLVMSPGPAGASAVGTNEVFLEGFGAAETLLPDTPLSPVPVGHQPSCSRVKSTPALSPVPAGNSLDSRQRLRNVSGSPGPKVPKKVHFIKSMRQYDTRGCRIMLICAKRSLYAAFSVLPYGESAHLSDPKLEAQRQRLSSVVAVDLLPCLEGVELGTYGKTVSYAQFLYPTNALVRQKSGGAPENCTAQTPQSRYRGNGQRNFTPARLSNTVAQDSYIEEVAVAEYDPNLLSDPQWPCGRHKRVLIFASYVTTVVEYVKPSDLKKDMNETFKEKFPHIKLTLSKIRSLKREMRAMSEECSLQPVTIAMAFVYFEKLVLQGRLNKQNRKLVAATCVLLAAKISSDLRKPEVRQLIDKLEERFRINRRELIPLEFPVLVALEMGLYLPESKVMPHYRRLVQQG; this is encoded by the exons ATGGCGACCGCTTTCTGCGGTCTACAGTCCACCGGCAGTAACAGTAGACCGGCGAAGATACACCGAGAGCAACGGAGGAAAGTGAGGGACTCCAGAAAGAGGCAGGCGGCTTTGTTGTTCCTCAATAATATTTCCCTCGATGGACGGCCCCAGTGTCAGCTTAGCGATGGAAATTCCGACCAAAAAGCCGCCGAGGAGCAGCGACTCATGGAGAGAGACGACGGAGCAACGGTCGTGCCCCTGCCGGCGGATAGCCAAGCACCGGTCGCCCCGGTGACAGAACCCGCCGCGGCCGTTAGTAGCTCTTCCTCCAGTTTTCCAGGGGTAGTCAGTCCTACCCGACCTTCTTTGGTAATGTCTCCGGGTCCTGCTGGGGCAAGTGCTGTGGGGACCAACGAGGTATTTTTGGAGGGTTTCGGTGCGGCCGAGACGCTGCTCCCCGACACCCCTCTGTCTCCTGTGCCCGTCGGACACCAGCCCAGCTGCTCCCGTGTCAAGTCAACGCCCGCGCTGAGCCCGGTGCCGGCCGGTAATTCCCTGGATTCACGGCAGAG GTTGAGGAATGTCTCTGGTTCCCCTGGACCCAAGGTGCCAAAGAAAGTCCACTTTATCAAGAGTATGAGGCAGTATGATACCAGGGGATGTAG GATCATGCTGATTTGTGCCAAGCGGTCGCTATACGCTGCTTTCTCAGTGCTGCCGTACGGAGAGAGTGCTCACCTCAG TGATCCTAAGCTGGAGGCTCAGAGACAAAGGCTGTCGTCTGTGGTGGCCGTAGACCTGCTGCCTTGTCTTGAAGGTGTGGAGCTGGGCACTTACGGCAAG acTGTGTCCTACGCTCAGTTCCTTTACCCGACCAATGCCTTGGTGAGACAAAAGAGCGGCGGCGCGCCAGAGAACTGCACCGCTCAGACCCCTCAGTCGCGTTACCGTGGCAACGGGCAGAGGAACTTCACCCCTGCTCGTCTGAGCAACACTGTGGCACAGGACTCAT ataTAGAGGAAGTAGCAGTGGCAGAGTACGATCCTAACCTGCTCAGTGACCCTCAGTGGCCCTGCGGGAGACACAAGAGGGTTCTGATATTTGCATCATATGTG acGACTGTTGTTGAGTATGTTAAACCGTCCGACCTGAAGAAGGACATGAATGAGACCTTCAAGGAGAAGTTTCCTCACATCAAACTGACGCTGAGCAAGATCAGAAG CCTGAAGAGGGAGATGCGGGCCATGAGCGAGGAGTGCAGTCTCCAGCCAGTCACCATAGCGATggcttttgtttactttgagAAGTTGGTGCTGCAGGGTCGCCTCAACAAGCAGAACAGGAAGCTGGTGGCAGCTACGTGCGTGCTGCTGGCTGCAAAGATCAGCAGTGATCTGCGGAAGCCAGAAGTCAGACAACTCATTGAT
- the xkr5l gene encoding XK-related protein 7 encodes MSGGDSHLPHLPWPSSPPPFPSLSLSHTHAYRPTGYATPPPSPLPSFSHLLLTLFPTTNMAAKSDGAPVSLRNEIPPECPARSDPRPPQRRPAEQRYSLPDCCWTLCALLVFFSDGASDLWLAADYYLRREYWCFALTLVFVIVPSVVVQVLSFRWFAYDFSDTAESGTAAAAVVAASGAEENDFSTKDSGERGAGRTAAAGVLPRPGTGGGARGCCRVFMWLFQAIIHIFQLAQVWRYVHALYLGVQSRWHGDPERRHYYWRMMFESADISMLRLLESFLKSAPQLVLQLSIMIQASQVLPLQGLSASASLISLAWMIASYQKVLRDSRDDKLPMTYKAVIVQILWHLFTIGARTLAFALFASVFQLYFGIFIVAHWCIMTFWIIQGETDFCMSKWEEIIYNMMVGIVYVFCWFSVREGRTRCRMLIYSLTVFIENVALTTAWYLYRGPRTSDFYAVIMVCVVASSYALGTFFMFVYYCLLHPDGPVSGWGYMVEKEVAVESLASPASSLPPDLVSSPPRTLQRTKGSDREQGPGVDGDVFQVRPPRGAQAPVRPLTPRTEGPVIRIDLPRKKYPAWDAHFIDRRLRKTILVLESAAPVTPRIQYRCLGTPKEVMEYETTV; translated from the exons ATGAGCGGCGGTGACTCCCATCTCCCTCACCTACCCTGGCCCTCCTCCCCGCCTcctttcccctccctctctctctcccacacgCATGCATACAGACCGACAGGCTACGcgaccccccctccctccccccttccATCATTTTCCCATCTCTTACTCACTCTCTTCCCTACAACAAACATGGCCGCGAAATCTGATGGTGCACCCGTCTCTCTACGAAACGAAATCCCACCCGAGTGTCCTGCCAGGTCGGACCCGCGGCCTCCCCAGCGCCGTCCCGCCGAGCAGCGCTACTCCCTCCCGGACTGCTGCTGGACGCTGTGCGCCCTTTTGGTCTTCTTCTCGGACGGGGCCTCAGACCTGTGGCTGGCCGCGGACTACTATCTAAGGAGGGAATACTGGTGCTTTGCACTGACTCTGGTCTTTGTGATAGTCCCGTCCGTGGTCGTGCAAGTGCTCAGTTTCCGATGGTTCGCCTACGATTTCTCGGACACCGCGGAGAGCGGCACGGCTGCGGCCGCCGTGGTGGCGGCGTCGGGAGCGGAGGAGAACGACTTCAGCACCAAGGACAGCGGCGAGCGGGGCGCTGGCCGCACTGCCGCGGCCGGGGTGCTGCCCAGGCCGGGCACCGGGGGAGGAGCCCGGGGCTGCTGCAGAGTATTCATGTGGCTCTTTCAGGCCATCATTCACATCTTTCAGCTCGCACAGGTCTGGAG GTATGTCCACGCCCTGTACTTGGGTGTGCAGAGCCGCTGGCACGGGGACCCCGAGCGGCGCCACTACTACTGGCGCATGATGTTCGAGAGTGCTGATATCAGCATGCTGCGTCTGCTGGAGTCTTTCCTGAAGAGCGCCCCTCAGCTGGTGCTGCAGCTCTCCATCATGATCCAGGCCAGTCAGGTGCTGCCCCTTCAGG GGCTTTCAGCCTCTGCCTCACTGATATCCCTCGCCTGGATGATCGCCTCCTATCAGAAGGTGCTGAGGGACTCCCGAGACGATAAGCTGCCCATGACCTACAAAGCCGTCATAGTTCAGATTCTGTGGCACCTGTTCACCATCGGGGCCCGCACGCTGGCCTTCGCCCTGTTTGCTTCAGTGTTCCAGCTTTACTTCGGCATCTTCATCGTGGCGCACTGGTGCATCATGACATTTTGGATAATTCAAGGCGAAACGGACTTCTGCATGTCCAAATGGGAGGAGATCATCTATAACATGATGGTGGGCATTGTGTACGTTTTCTGCTGGTTCAGTGTGAGAGAGGGGCGCACTCGCTGCAGGATGCTCATCTATAGCCTGACTGTGTTCATTGAGAATGTGGCGCTCACCACTGCCTGGTACCTGTACCGCGGCCCCCGTACCTCAGACTTCTACGCCGTCATCATGGTGTGCGTGGTGGCCAGCAGCTACGCTCTGGGCACCTTCTTCATGTTTGTGTATTACTGTCTGCTGCACCCTGACGGCCCGGTCTCAGGGTGGGGCTATATGGTGGAGAAGGAGGTGGCTGTGGAGTCGCTGGCCTCCCCAGCTTCTAGCCTCCCCCCTGACCTGGTGAGCAGCCCCCCCAGGACCCTCCAGAGAACTAAAGGGTCAGACAGAGAGCAGGGGCCTGGGGTAGACGGAGATGTGTTTCAGGTACGACCTCCTCGGGGAGCTCAGGCCCCAGTGCGCCCCCTCACACCCAGGACAGAGGGGCCCGTCATCCGAATAGACCTGCCCAGGAAGAAGTACCCCGCCTGGGACGCTCACTTCATCGACCGCCGGCTGCGTAAAACCATACTGGTGCTCGAAAGTGCTGCTCCGGTCACGCCCCGGATACAGTACCGCTGTCTGGGCACACCCAAAGAAGTGATGGAGTACGAGACCACCGTGTGA